The Bacteroidota bacterium genome includes a region encoding these proteins:
- a CDS encoding T9SS type A sorting domain-containing protein, giving the protein MFNAYEKYRLGWLDPQIITSDMNYVELNETFIGNNNNSVLVLVRYDNDGKLKEFFLLENYHSTNSYSSANPFLVTQLFGNEHVFTKGVLVYHISEENFAYPTMSDVDMECADGRWDWQVIQGGSTPLDRLDDLIDKAVPNENDGQDERDYIRAMAGNQYYNDYMALTPGTTSDIEKKKQRRYSSNDQLGDMDDFFNSGYNTVFTKWSNPSSRKRDNTLPEVGFEVIGYDNSTKKFILSVATSASGIISLSPSKPQNLTISKSGSNHPLLNWPANGESDLAGYKIYKKTTSAQGWNYYTSVTTNSYEDLNETYLVSGGIGYEHPVYYYVTAFDTQSKESDPSKEVTTLVKGALLEKEGIDAETSKAPIEFGLFQNHPNPFNPETVIRFTLPVAGFAKGVVYDILGREVCILLDGETPAGQHQLKFNAEGIGSGVYFFRLNASKFSATIKMTVNK; this is encoded by the coding sequence TTGTTTAATGCCTATGAGAAATACCGCTTGGGGTGGTTAGACCCACAAATAATAACATCAGATATGAATTATGTTGAACTTAACGAAACTTTTATAGGAAACAATAATAATTCTGTCCTTGTTCTAGTGAGGTATGACAATGATGGCAAATTAAAAGAGTTCTTTTTACTCGAAAATTATCATTCCACCAACTCTTACTCTAGTGCCAACCCTTTCCTTGTCACACAATTATTTGGGAACGAGCATGTTTTCACAAAGGGTGTCTTGGTTTATCATATCTCAGAGGAAAACTTTGCATACCCTACGATGTCGGATGTTGATATGGAATGTGCAGATGGGAGGTGGGATTGGCAGGTGATTCAAGGAGGTTCAACGCCCTTGGACAGACTTGACGATTTGATCGACAAGGCTGTTCCAAACGAGAATGATGGTCAAGATGAGAGAGATTATATTCGAGCTATGGCTGGTAATCAATATTATAATGATTATATGGCACTCACTCCAGGTACGACATCTGATATTGAAAAGAAAAAGCAAAGACGATATTCGTCAAATGATCAATTAGGAGATATGGATGACTTTTTCAATTCGGGTTATAATACAGTTTTTACCAAATGGAGTAATCCTTCAAGCCGAAAACGAGACAATACACTTCCGGAAGTGGGGTTTGAAGTTATTGGTTATGATAACAGCACAAAAAAATTCATCCTAAGCGTAGCAACAAGTGCTTCGGGAATTATATCCCTATCACCTTCGAAACCACAGAACCTTACAATCTCGAAAAGCGGTTCTAATCACCCTCTTCTAAACTGGCCTGCGAATGGTGAATCCGATTTGGCAGGATACAAGATTTACAAAAAGACAACCTCTGCTCAAGGGTGGAATTATTACACTTCCGTAACGACAAACAGTTATGAAGACCTCAATGAAACTTATTTGGTGTCTGGAGGTATTGGTTACGAACATCCTGTCTACTATTATGTAACTGCATTTGATACTCAGTCTAAAGAATCAGACCCGTCCAAAGAAGTCACAACACTCGTCAAAGGTGCCCTTTTAGAAAAAGAAGGAATAGATGCAGAAACCTCAAAAGCACCAATTGAATTTGGATTGTTTCAAAACCACCCAAACCCCTTCAACCCTGAAACTGTTATCCGTTTCACTTTACCCGTCGCAGGATTCGCCAAAGGTGTGGTGTATGATATCCTCGGACGAGAAGTCTGCATTTTGCTTGATGGTGAGACTCCGGCAGGGCAACATCAATTGAAATTTAATGCTGAAGGTATAGGGTCTGGTGTCTATTTCTTTCGCCTTAATGCAAGTAAATTTTCAGCGACGATCAAGATGACAGTAAATAAGTAA
- a CDS encoding T9SS type A sorting domain-containing protein: MKLINTLFLFLILTGCTIAQLDTTDYFPMHVGDKWQFSSLGSDGYTILISGDTIMPNGNRYFIREYRTDPNIPADYPWYLRKRQDGFVVRYIPGSDQEYEWLNLNAQKGEIWLNLPPDSTEGFWGVKDTGTYHNTLTNSFLKYKLYDCVRLPDTIWCSETPDTEPPTLTQGLGITGTFFSHCYGAIINGVAYGTVSVEEGTEILPSQFYLSRNYPNPFNPETVIKFSLKEKSSVTLTVYNITGQKVVELATGEMEKGFYERKFDGTKFSSGVYIFCIEAQSLESKTTYSKTVKALLLK, encoded by the coding sequence ATGAAACTTATCAACACATTGTTTTTATTTTTAATACTCACAGGTTGTACAATTGCTCAACTTGATACCACTGATTATTTTCCAATGCATGTGGGAGACAAGTGGCAGTTTTCTTCACTTGGTAGTGACGGTTATACTATATTAATATCGGGCGATACAATAATGCCGAATGGCAATCGATATTTTATTCGTGAATATCGGACTGATCCTAATATCCCGGCTGATTATCCCTGGTATCTTCGAAAACGACAAGATGGCTTTGTTGTAAGATACATTCCGGGGTCTGATCAGGAATATGAGTGGTTAAACCTTAATGCACAAAAAGGTGAAATTTGGTTAAATCTTCCGCCTGACAGTACTGAAGGATTTTGGGGAGTAAAAGATACCGGCACTTATCACAACACACTAACAAATTCCTTTCTCAAATACAAATTATATGATTGTGTTCGCTTACCGGATACGATATGGTGCTCGGAAACGCCTGACACCGAACCACCAACCTTAACTCAGGGACTGGGTATAACAGGGACATTTTTTTCGCATTGTTACGGAGCAATAATAAACGGAGTAGCCTACGGGACAGTGTCGGTCGAAGAAGGAACCGAAATACTTCCATCACAATTCTACCTTTCTCGGAACTATCCAAACCCCTTCAACCCCGAAACAGTTATAAAATTCTCACTTAAAGAGAAGAGCAGCGTAACGCTTACTGTTTACAACATCACGGGTCAGAAGGTGGTGGAACTTGCCACGGGCGAGATGGAGAAGGGATTTTATGAGCGTAAATTTGATGGAACGAAATTCTCATCCGGTGTTTATATTTTCTGCATTGAAGCGCAATCGCTTGAGAGCAAGACAACTTATTCCAAAACTGTGAAAGCTTTGCTGCTTAAATAG